In Mailhella massiliensis, a genomic segment contains:
- a CDS encoding TRAP transporter large permease subunit — translation MSEFLDKVAGRLSEQSNRLNGLLFCISTLSLLAMCAPTVIDVVSRMAFSRSVPGAIELVEFSLVTMVFAGFGYVQDRRAHIRVTLLTEHLNPAVGKLMDMVACIASSLLVCLMAWSLFKLGLGRFDSNEASPQLAIPLYGFTFFACIGLLFLAFSLVANAMELIAASVREKQGYLIVLALLVSVGLAVLPFLCRDTAFSENLFAFGLSGMAFLMVLILLGVPMGYAMTLVGFIGMISIYPSLTPPMEMLGRAAYSTSATYTFSVVPMFVLMGELAKHSGISRDLFTACSVWLGRTPGGMLVASIGGCAGFAAVAGDSMATAVTMGSVALPEMKKKGYDSATACGALAAGGTLGILIPPSTGFIFYALVTETSIGQLFMAGVVPGLVLTGLFMTYAVFLAMRHPELAPAGQRYTLEEKLRASLGIFPMLGLILLVLGGILAGWYSPNEGGAVGAAGTMFYAAVRRRLTWATFLESLRSSAQVTATCLLILIGVGLLGYFFAATGLPYELADIVVGWDTNRYVILLGVVILYLILGCMLSVTPMILLTLPAIFPSIMALGFDPVWFGVCVVILMECGQITPPVGINVFAMSIMVSEIPMAAIFRRIVPYFFLMLFMVLLLTIFPQLALWLPGILF, via the coding sequence ATGAGTGAGTTTTTGGACAAAGTTGCAGGCCGACTGTCAGAACAGTCCAATCGCCTGAACGGCTTGCTGTTCTGTATTTCCACCCTTTCCCTGCTGGCCATGTGCGCGCCCACCGTCATCGACGTGGTCTCCAGAATGGCGTTTTCCCGCTCCGTGCCCGGAGCTATAGAACTGGTGGAATTTTCTCTGGTGACCATGGTTTTTGCCGGATTCGGCTATGTTCAGGACAGGCGTGCCCATATCCGCGTCACCCTGCTTACGGAACATCTGAATCCTGCCGTGGGCAAGCTTATGGACATGGTTGCCTGCATTGCTTCGAGCCTGCTTGTCTGTCTTATGGCCTGGTCGCTTTTCAAGCTTGGTCTGGGGCGCTTCGACAGCAATGAAGCCAGTCCGCAGCTGGCCATTCCCCTTTACGGATTTACGTTTTTTGCCTGCATCGGGCTGTTGTTCCTTGCTTTTTCTCTGGTTGCCAACGCCATGGAGCTGATCGCAGCCAGCGTGCGGGAAAAGCAGGGCTATCTCATAGTGCTTGCGCTGCTTGTCAGCGTCGGACTGGCCGTTCTTCCTTTCCTGTGCAGGGATACCGCGTTTTCGGAAAATCTGTTTGCTTTCGGTCTCAGCGGAATGGCTTTTCTTATGGTACTCATCCTGCTGGGGGTACCCATGGGATATGCCATGACGCTCGTGGGCTTCATCGGCATGATTTCCATTTATCCTTCCCTGACGCCTCCCATGGAAATGCTGGGGCGTGCGGCCTACAGTACATCCGCCACGTATACGTTCAGCGTGGTGCCCATGTTTGTTCTCATGGGTGAACTTGCCAAACACAGCGGCATCAGCCGCGATCTGTTCACGGCGTGCAGCGTATGGCTGGGGAGAACGCCCGGTGGTATGCTCGTGGCTTCCATAGGCGGCTGCGCAGGCTTCGCAGCCGTGGCGGGCGACTCCATGGCTACAGCCGTGACCATGGGGTCGGTGGCTCTGCCTGAAATGAAAAAGAAAGGCTACGATTCAGCCACAGCCTGCGGTGCGCTTGCTGCAGGCGGAACGCTCGGCATTCTTATTCCTCCGAGCACGGGGTTCATTTTTTACGCCCTGGTTACCGAAACCTCCATAGGACAGCTGTTCATGGCAGGCGTGGTTCCCGGACTGGTACTGACCGGATTATTCATGACATATGCGGTCTTTCTGGCCATGCGTCATCCTGAACTGGCTCCTGCCGGTCAGCGTTATACGCTGGAGGAAAAGCTGCGCGCCAGTCTCGGTATCTTTCCCATGCTGGGGCTTATCCTTCTGGTTCTCGGCGGTATTCTTGCCGGATGGTACAGCCCCAACGAAGGCGGCGCCGTGGGGGCTGCGGGCACGATGTTTTACGCGGCCGTACGCAGGCGTCTGACCTGGGCCACCTTCCTGGAGTCCCTGCGTTCCTCCGCACAGGTCACGGCTACCTGCCTGCTCATTCTCATCGGCGTTGGTCTGCTCGGATACTTTTTTGCCGCAACGGGCCTGCCGTATGAACTTGCCGACATTGTCGTGGGCTGGGACACGAACCGTTATGTGATCCTGCTTGGCGTGGTGATTCTGTACCTTATCCTCGGATGTATGCTCAGCGTCACTCCCATGATTCTGCTCACTCTGCCCGCAATTTTCCCCTCCATCATGGCCCTGGGATTTGACCCCGTGTGGTTCGGCGTGTGTGTCGTCATTCTCATGGAGTGCGGTCAGATTACACCCCCCGTGGGGATCAATGTTTTTGCCATGAGCATCATGGTGTCCGAAATACCCATGGCGGCCATATTCCGGCGCATCGTTCCCTACTTCTTCCTCATGCTTTTCATGGTGCTTCTGCTGACCATTTTCCCTCAGCTGGCGCTGTGGCTGCCCGGAATTCTGTTCTAG
- a CDS encoding amidohydrolase family protein → MRELIDFHAHLGDIFTGNNVSFRTGLVRPEDLGDCFAENDRNGFTYTAQGKPAEELQERMMAGQRRLQFATCENIGRTLDKEGCVYSVLLPIYPYTSFEEYVAASRCDPRFIPFTSMDFSRPEKEIIDKLRSDIEHGAKGLKLHPVIQNRRLLDPIVLEAVELFGKAGLPVVTHVGKSNYYVRSQEEKYPTTIEFGAIEDFVELARTFPHYDLVAAHCCRNYPSALAEMTRGLDHVYTDTTFAGAAHIRETVDALGEDRLLFGTDYPFSDMHYAALQVELAFGENSDVAGKIFSGNARRLLNL, encoded by the coding sequence ATGAGGGAACTTATAGATTTCCATGCTCATCTCGGCGATATTTTCACGGGAAACAATGTTTCTTTCCGTACCGGCCTTGTCCGCCCGGAGGATCTGGGCGACTGTTTTGCGGAAAACGACCGCAACGGATTTACCTATACTGCTCAGGGTAAGCCCGCCGAAGAACTGCAGGAACGTATGATGGCCGGACAGCGGAGGCTTCAGTTTGCCACATGCGAGAACATAGGCCGTACACTGGATAAGGAAGGATGCGTATATTCTGTTCTTCTCCCTATTTATCCCTATACCTCCTTTGAAGAGTATGTTGCCGCCTCACGCTGTGATCCGCGTTTCATTCCGTTTACGAGCATGGATTTTTCACGCCCGGAGAAGGAGATCATCGACAAGCTGCGTTCAGATATCGAACATGGGGCGAAGGGCCTGAAGCTTCACCCCGTGATTCAGAACAGAAGGCTGCTCGATCCTATCGTGCTTGAAGCTGTGGAACTTTTCGGAAAAGCGGGACTGCCTGTCGTGACGCATGTCGGAAAAAGCAATTACTATGTGCGCAGCCAGGAAGAAAAATATCCGACGACCATAGAATTCGGCGCCATAGAAGACTTTGTCGAGCTTGCCCGGACGTTCCCTCATTATGATCTCGTGGCGGCGCACTGCTGCCGCAATTATCCGTCGGCCCTGGCGGAAATGACAAGGGGGCTGGACCATGTCTATACCGATACGACCTTTGCAGGCGCGGCACATATCAGGGAGACGGTGGATGCTCTCGGCGAGGATAGGCTCCTTTTCGGTACGGATTATCCCTTCTCCGACATGCATTACGCAGCCCTCCAGGTGGAACTGGCCTTCGGAGAGAATTCGGATGTTGCCGGAAAGATTTTCTCCGGTAACGCCAGACGTCTGCTTAACCTTTAG
- a CDS encoding amidohydrolase family protein yields the protein MDEEHVTCSVLLPVYPYTSFEEYLAASRLDSRMIPFSSPDFSLPVDDMVKKLKRDIVRGAKGLKIHSVLQNAGMKDDRTRAAVEVFGKAGLPVMFHIGISYYYLPEQEASYPSMPEAGAIEDFFDLARRYPDFPLIAAHCANKYAAELAEGTRGLHNVYTDTTLCSADRMLESVEKLGADKVLFGTDYPFSTLHDALREVDTAFGNNESVKNGILYGNASRLLRL from the coding sequence ATGGATGAAGAGCATGTGACCTGTTCCGTTCTGCTTCCCGTATATCCTTATACGAGTTTTGAGGAGTACCTTGCGGCATCGAGGCTGGATTCCCGTATGATTCCTTTTTCCAGTCCGGATTTCAGTCTGCCTGTGGATGACATGGTGAAAAAGCTGAAAAGAGATATCGTCCGCGGGGCAAAGGGACTCAAAATTCATTCCGTTCTTCAGAATGCCGGAATGAAGGATGACCGTACCCGGGCGGCTGTGGAGGTGTTCGGCAAAGCCGGACTGCCCGTCATGTTTCATATAGGCATAAGCTATTACTATCTGCCGGAACAGGAGGCCTCCTATCCGTCCATGCCTGAAGCCGGGGCCATAGAGGATTTTTTCGATCTTGCACGCAGGTATCCAGATTTTCCGCTTATTGCCGCACACTGTGCGAACAAGTATGCGGCGGAACTTGCGGAAGGGACACGGGGGCTGCACAACGTCTATACGGACACGACGCTGTGTTCGGCTGACAGGATGCTGGAAAGCGTAGAAAAACTGGGGGCGGACAAGGTTCTTTTTGGTACGGATTATCCGTTCAGTACGCTTCATGATGCGCTGAGGGAGGTGGATACGGCCTTCGGAAACAATGAGTCCGTCAAAAACGGCATTCTGTACGGCAACGCCTCCCGTCTGCTGCGTCTGTAG
- a CDS encoding ATP-binding protein has translation MKAPSIIANRESCFTDLTAPEKPAPPQTPLMEQSIPLDSILDSLDEGVIILDRQGIVLKANPSFCRLFAKNAVGMPAASVVPGSTFREMLDAFLHDFLPEHHSSPAFRISMEKDIVLSVRITPLKNNDLLFASPSAPYAVVVFHNISDLVRLNRRRREFMGEVAHELRTPLTTIIGFAETILDLPPHHTEDRQKFTGTILRSARHMALLVEDMLHLSRLESGTVPLKPTCVRAAFVLEDALDTCSRHMEAKELTADIHIDRSMNIRADAHYITQVFRNLLENSCRYAPKGSVITITGEPSPFESMAVFTVSDQGPGIPESDCERIFERFYRVEKERVSPSSTGLGLAICKHIVERHGGMIRAEKGPGGMFLFTIPLAQ, from the coding sequence ATGAAGGCTCCCTCCATCATCGCCAACAGAGAATCCTGCTTCACCGATCTCACCGCCCCGGAAAAGCCCGCTCCGCCGCAGACGCCGCTCATGGAGCAGTCCATTCCTCTCGACAGCATTCTCGACAGCCTGGACGAAGGCGTCATCATTCTCGACAGGCAGGGCATCGTGCTCAAGGCGAACCCCTCGTTCTGCCGTCTGTTCGCCAAAAACGCCGTAGGTATGCCCGCCGCATCCGTGGTACCCGGATCCACCTTCCGGGAAATGCTGGATGCGTTTCTGCACGATTTTCTGCCCGAACACCATTCCTCACCGGCGTTCCGCATCAGCATGGAAAAAGATATCGTGCTCAGCGTGCGCATCACCCCGCTCAAAAACAACGATCTGCTCTTTGCAAGCCCTTCGGCTCCCTACGCCGTGGTGGTCTTCCACAACATCAGCGACCTTGTCCGCCTGAACCGCCGGCGCAGGGAGTTCATGGGAGAAGTGGCGCACGAGCTGCGCACGCCCCTCACCACCATCATAGGCTTTGCCGAAACCATACTCGACCTGCCGCCGCATCACACCGAAGACAGGCAGAAGTTCACCGGTACCATACTGCGAAGCGCAAGGCACATGGCGCTGCTTGTGGAAGACATGCTGCACCTTTCCCGGCTGGAAAGCGGTACCGTGCCCCTCAAGCCCACCTGCGTGCGTGCGGCCTTCGTCCTGGAAGACGCGCTGGATACCTGCTCCCGCCACATGGAAGCCAAGGAACTCACAGCCGACATTCATATCGACCGGAGCATGAACATCCGGGCCGACGCCCACTACATCACCCAGGTGTTCCGCAACCTTCTGGAAAACTCCTGCCGCTACGCTCCGAAAGGCAGCGTCATCACCATCACGGGCGAACCCTCGCCCTTTGAGTCCATGGCCGTGTTCACCGTGTCCGATCAGGGACCGGGTATCCCGGAATCCGACTGCGAGCGCATTTTTGAACGCTTCTACAGAGTGGAAAAGGAAAGGGTCTCTCCTTCCTCCACAGGGCTGGGTCTTGCCATCTGCAAGCATATCGTGGAAAGGCACGGCGGCATGATCCGGGCGGAAAAGGGGCCGGGCGGCATGTTCCTCTTCACCATTCCTCTGGCTCAATAG
- a CDS encoding response regulator, with protein sequence MSESLILVVDDEQDIRDLLVFNLKRDGYATLEAADGNTALELARSRKPALILLDVMLPGMDGLAVCRELGKDRSTEHIPIIMLTARGDDVDRIVGFELGADDYVVKPFNTRELLLRIKAMLRRRAVQKEDDPLLRCHGVCLDPQAHKVTVNDKPVELTAIQFCLLEDLMKNPGCVRSREELLGSVWDYQFDGYDRTVDTHIKRLRARLGEAADIIETVRGIGYRCKG encoded by the coding sequence ATGAGTGAAAGCCTCATTCTCGTCGTCGACGACGAACAGGATATACGCGATTTACTGGTATTCAATCTGAAACGCGATGGATACGCCACACTGGAGGCGGCAGACGGCAATACCGCGCTGGAACTGGCACGGAGCAGGAAACCCGCGCTCATTCTGCTGGACGTCATGCTTCCGGGCATGGACGGGCTGGCCGTGTGCCGCGAACTCGGCAAGGACAGAAGCACGGAGCATATTCCCATCATCATGCTCACCGCGCGCGGCGACGATGTGGACCGCATCGTGGGCTTCGAACTCGGAGCGGACGACTATGTGGTCAAACCCTTCAACACCCGCGAGCTGCTCCTCCGCATCAAGGCCATGCTGCGCCGCCGCGCCGTACAGAAGGAAGACGACCCCTTGCTCCGCTGCCACGGCGTATGCCTCGACCCGCAGGCCCACAAGGTCACGGTGAACGACAAGCCCGTGGAACTTACGGCCATACAGTTCTGCCTGCTGGAAGACCTCATGAAGAACCCCGGCTGCGTCCGCTCCCGCGAGGAACTGCTCGGTTCCGTGTGGGATTACCAGTTCGACGGCTACGACCGTACGGTGGACACGCACATCAAACGCCTGCGCGCCCGTCTCGGAGAAGCGGCGGACATCATTGAAACCGTACGCGGCATAGGCTACCGCTGCAAAGGCTAG
- the gap gene encoding type I glyceraldehyde-3-phosphate dehydrogenase has protein sequence MIRIGINGFGRIGRYLLRVMHLFPQCEVVVINGHRATNEEMGYLLKYDSVHGRFPGKVEVTENGLRLDGREIAITRCDKGEWKWADYGVDIVVDTSGTLRKRELLAMHLACGAKKVIISAPCNDADATIVMGVNQDIYDPARHDVISAASCTTNCLAPAVKVLHNEFGILHGLMTTIHSYTMSQRLLDGTQKDLRRGRAAGLSIIPTTTGAAAAVGLIIPELNGLLNGGALRVPTPDVSLVDFTCELKTEVTAQEVNAALKYASETWLYEALGYCDEPLVSIDYVGDTHGGTVDASFTTVMNKTMLKIVVWYDNESGFTHQLARLIRLVASHLEA, from the coding sequence ATGATCAGAATAGGCATCAACGGGTTTGGGCGTATCGGCAGATATCTGCTTCGTGTCATGCATCTCTTCCCTCAGTGCGAGGTGGTGGTCATCAACGGCCATCGCGCCACCAACGAGGAAATGGGCTACCTGCTCAAGTATGATTCCGTGCACGGCCGCTTCCCCGGCAAGGTGGAGGTCACGGAAAACGGTCTCAGACTCGACGGCCGTGAAATTGCCATCACCCGTTGCGACAAGGGCGAATGGAAGTGGGCCGACTACGGCGTGGATATTGTGGTGGATACCTCGGGCACGCTGAGAAAGCGCGAACTTCTGGCGATGCACCTTGCCTGCGGCGCGAAGAAAGTCATCATTTCCGCTCCCTGCAACGATGCCGACGCCACCATCGTCATGGGCGTGAACCAGGATATTTACGATCCTGCCCGGCACGACGTCATTTCCGCGGCCTCCTGTACCACCAACTGTCTTGCTCCCGCCGTCAAGGTGCTGCACAACGAGTTCGGCATTCTGCACGGTCTCATGACCACCATCCATTCCTATACCATGAGTCAGCGTCTGCTCGACGGCACGCAGAAGGATCTGCGTCGCGGTCGTGCGGCCGGACTTTCCATCATCCCCACCACTACGGGTGCGGCTGCCGCCGTGGGACTCATCATTCCCGAACTCAACGGGCTGCTCAACGGCGGCGCGCTGCGCGTACCCACGCCCGACGTGTCCCTTGTGGACTTCACCTGCGAACTCAAGACGGAAGTGACCGCGCAGGAAGTGAACGCCGCGCTCAAGTATGCTTCCGAAACCTGGCTTTACGAGGCCCTCGGCTACTGCGACGAGCCGCTGGTTTCCATCGACTATGTGGGCGATACCCACGGCGGCACCGTGGATGCCTCCTTCACCACGGTCATGAACAAGACCATGCTCAAGATCGTGGTCTGGTACGACAACGAATCCGGCTTCACCCATCAGCTCGCCCGTCTGATACGCCTTGTGGCTTCCCATCTGGAAGCGTAG
- a CDS encoding PEP/pyruvate-binding domain-containing protein: MSMDTTNETGSRFIMTGADIVRMGEPAEMLVGGKNYNTALISRVEGIRTPQFRAIPATAFHVVLDESRVNAALIYDVVDRALSEVDWTAPAVASDHGFFGNFVRRAAAEIRERGAGKSASTCLRDFVNQVVHGFAESRENIDQLRRRSMLVQAAILSINLPAEVDEAVRRAYRDMCDEAGEGEFPVAVRSSAAGEDSRKKAFAGLQDTFLNITGEDAVAEAYLWDCASAYNLRSMTYRREAILDAVAHAEKEGDPSIAEAARKEWAIENTALSVCIMRMIRPVVAGTAFSADTATGCRGTSRNDLVSIDSSYGLGESIVGGMVTPDKFYVFQRDDGTDVVLRFMGRKTVRMVYNEEGGGTHIEPVPADEVNQWALGENQPIEVAQGVRAISRAYGGIIMDTEFCIDDKQRLWFVQARPETRWNAELDEHPHTIFMRRKEVAPEAAAKGEVLLSGNGASRGAGQGTVRFLRSALELNRIHPGDILAAERTDPDMVPGMRVASAIIANVGGDTSHAAISSRELGIAAVIGVQNPLAMRAMDGMPVTVDGTRGLVYRGLLPLCDVGGELDIAKLPRTRTHVGIVLADVNQALFLSRLRGVPDFEVGLLRAEFMLGNIGAHPAALEAYDNGTLEGFVERRLAELEDQVSRRVSEQIAVGQVHAPFAEVQLKPYVVQLMDMASLYANTSSVPRAEALMAEYMQRAEMNRELLQTSDDLRTHIRAVMGADEPGSTVTEEEVKAAMAAASKKPLVQEVLVRIGAIRRSVAARTRLGKEIEEVRSIPEKIEQLIVTNGHVSGRDHYIRTLGRNLALFAMAFYGKDIVYRTTDFKSNEYRNLLGGCLFEHTEDNPMLGYRGVSRDIHDWEIEAFKRARTLYGGTNLMLMLPFVRTLEQARSMRAYLADVHGLKSGEDGLKILLMSELPSNAILARQFISEFDGFSIGSNDMTQMVLATDRDNAELTHIYDEEDPAVIWAILTTIFTGQKFCKKVGFCGQGVANSAILRGMVAIAGIVSASVVPDTYMRTKADFAAVEAEHIPSSGLGAWLSRQHCAKLRALLEKHGYAEAAGIKEPEGFRTWYDEEVGRLHKELSACFSTPFEHDARHKLAEFRRTFHKPVTYAAWDWDATVFDALQQAGFASWEEQAEALRIQQEKFAAE; this comes from the coding sequence ATGAGCATGGATACGACGAACGAAACTGGCTCCCGTTTTATCATGACCGGCGCGGATATCGTGCGCATGGGCGAACCCGCGGAAATGCTGGTGGGCGGCAAGAACTACAATACCGCCCTGATCAGCCGCGTGGAAGGCATCCGTACCCCGCAGTTCCGCGCCATCCCCGCCACGGCCTTTCATGTGGTGCTTGATGAAAGCCGCGTGAACGCCGCTCTTATTTACGACGTGGTGGACAGAGCCCTTTCCGAGGTGGACTGGACCGCTCCGGCCGTTGCTTCCGACCACGGATTTTTCGGCAACTTCGTGCGCCGTGCCGCCGCCGAAATACGCGAGCGCGGAGCGGGCAAGAGCGCCAGTACCTGCCTGCGCGATTTCGTGAATCAGGTGGTGCACGGCTTTGCGGAATCGCGCGAGAACATCGACCAGCTGCGCCGTCGTTCCATGCTGGTGCAGGCCGCCATCTTGTCCATCAATCTTCCTGCCGAAGTGGATGAGGCCGTGCGCCGTGCCTACCGCGACATGTGCGACGAGGCCGGAGAAGGGGAATTCCCCGTGGCCGTGCGTTCCTCCGCCGCCGGAGAAGACTCCCGCAAGAAGGCCTTCGCCGGTCTGCAGGATACCTTCCTGAATATTACCGGTGAGGACGCCGTGGCCGAAGCCTACCTCTGGGACTGCGCCTCCGCCTACAATCTGCGTTCCATGACCTACCGGCGCGAAGCCATTCTCGACGCCGTGGCCCACGCCGAAAAGGAGGGCGATCCTTCCATTGCGGAAGCGGCCCGCAAGGAATGGGCCATTGAAAATACGGCGCTTTCCGTGTGCATCATGCGCATGATCCGTCCCGTGGTGGCCGGTACCGCCTTTTCCGCCGATACGGCCACGGGCTGCCGCGGCACCTCGCGCAACGATCTGGTGAGCATCGACTCCAGCTACGGACTCGGGGAATCCATCGTGGGCGGCATGGTGACGCCCGACAAGTTCTATGTGTTCCAGCGTGACGACGGCACCGACGTGGTGCTGCGTTTCATGGGCCGCAAGACCGTGCGCATGGTGTACAATGAAGAAGGCGGCGGCACCCACATCGAACCCGTTCCCGCCGATGAAGTGAACCAGTGGGCCCTTGGGGAAAATCAGCCCATTGAGGTGGCCCAGGGCGTGCGAGCCATCAGCCGTGCCTACGGCGGCATCATCATGGATACGGAGTTCTGCATCGACGACAAGCAGCGTCTCTGGTTCGTGCAGGCCCGCCCGGAAACGCGCTGGAATGCGGAACTCGACGAACACCCCCACACCATTTTCATGCGCCGCAAGGAAGTGGCGCCCGAAGCCGCGGCCAAGGGCGAGGTTCTTCTTTCCGGCAACGGCGCTTCCCGCGGCGCGGGACAGGGTACGGTGCGCTTCCTGCGTTCCGCCCTTGAACTGAACCGCATACACCCCGGCGATATTCTTGCCGCCGAACGTACCGATCCCGACATGGTGCCCGGGATGCGCGTGGCTTCCGCCATTATCGCCAACGTGGGCGGCGACACCAGCCATGCGGCCATTAGCTCCCGTGAACTGGGCATTGCCGCCGTCATCGGCGTGCAGAATCCCCTTGCCATGCGTGCCATGGACGGTATGCCCGTTACCGTGGACGGCACGCGCGGCCTTGTATATCGCGGACTTCTGCCTCTGTGCGACGTGGGCGGCGAGCTCGACATCGCCAAGCTTCCCAGAACGCGCACGCATGTGGGCATAGTGCTGGCCGACGTGAATCAGGCCCTGTTCCTTTCCCGCCTGCGCGGCGTGCCCGATTTTGAAGTGGGACTTCTGCGTGCGGAATTCATGCTGGGCAACATCGGCGCGCATCCCGCGGCCCTGGAAGCCTACGACAACGGCACGCTGGAAGGCTTTGTGGAACGCCGTCTCGCCGAACTGGAAGACCAGGTCAGCCGCCGCGTTTCCGAGCAGATCGCCGTGGGCCAGGTACATGCTCCCTTTGCCGAAGTGCAGCTCAAGCCCTATGTGGTTCAGCTCATGGACATGGCCTCCCTCTATGCCAATACCTCCAGCGTGCCCCGTGCGGAAGCGCTCATGGCGGAATACATGCAGCGCGCCGAAATGAACCGCGAGCTTCTGCAGACTTCCGACGATCTGCGCACGCATATCCGTGCCGTCATGGGGGCGGACGAACCCGGCTCCACGGTGACGGAAGAAGAGGTGAAGGCCGCCATGGCCGCCGCTTCCAAGAAGCCTCTGGTGCAGGAAGTTCTGGTGCGCATAGGGGCCATACGCCGCAGCGTGGCCGCCCGCACGCGCCTCGGCAAGGAAATAGAGGAAGTACGCAGCATTCCTGAAAAGATCGAGCAGCTCATCGTGACCAACGGCCATGTGAGCGGCCGCGATCACTATATCCGTACCCTGGGCCGCAACCTTGCCCTCTTCGCCATGGCCTTCTACGGCAAGGACATCGTGTACCGCACCACGGACTTCAAGAGCAACGAGTACCGCAACCTGCTGGGCGGCTGCCTGTTCGAGCATACGGAAGACAACCCCATGCTCGGCTACCGCGGCGTTTCCCGCGATATTCACGACTGGGAAATCGAAGCCTTCAAGCGTGCCCGTACCCTGTACGGCGGCACCAACCTCATGCTCATGCTGCCCTTCGTGCGTACGCTGGAACAGGCCCGCTCCATGCGTGCCTATCTGGCCGACGTGCACGGCCTGAAGAGCGGCGAGGACGGGCTCAAGATTCTGCTCATGTCGGAACTGCCTTCCAACGCCATTCTGGCGCGTCAGTTCATCAGCGAGTTCGACGGCTTCTCCATCGGCTCCAACGACATGACGCAGATGGTGCTTGCCACGGACAGAGACAACGCGGAACTCACGCATATCTACGATGAGGAAGATCCCGCCGTCATCTGGGCCATACTCACCACCATCTTCACCGGTCAGAAGTTCTGCAAGAAGGTGGGCTTCTGCGGACAGGGCGTGGCCAACAGCGCCATCCTGCGCGGCATGGTGGCCATTGCGGGCATTGTGTCCGCCTCCGTGGTACCCGATACCTACATGCGCACCAAGGCCGACTTCGCAGCCGTGGAAGCGGAACATATTCCCAGTTCCGGCCTCGGTGCATGGCTCAGCCGTCAGCACTGCGCCAAACTGCGCGCGCTTCTGGAAAAGCACGGCTATGCCGAGGCTGCCGGGATTAAGGAGCCGGAAGGCTTCCGTACCTGGTATGATGAGGAGGTGGGCCGCCTGCACAAGGAACTTTCCGCCTGCTTCAGCACGCCGTTTGAACACGACGCGCGTCATAAGCTTGCGGAATTCCGCAGAACCTTCCACAAGCCCGTGACCTATGCGGCCTGGGACTGGGATGCTACGGTGTTCGACGCCCTTCAGCAGGCGGGATTCGCAAGCTGGGAGGAACAGGCCGAGGCTCTCAGAATTCAGCAGGAAAAATTCGCGGCCGAGTAA
- the tnpA gene encoding IS200/IS605 family transposase, producing the protein MNDQSLNHTRWSCKYHIVFAPKFRRKLVYGRYRRTIGEFLRKLCEYKGIEIVEANACVDHIHMCVKIPPKYSVAQIMGYLKGKSSLMIFESFPHLRYKFGNRHFWCTGYFVSTVGVNEATIIKYVREQEERDKITDQYSLVERPVSSFTSSRK; encoded by the coding sequence ATGAATGACCAGAGTTTAAACCATACCCGTTGGAGCTGCAAGTATCACATCGTTTTCGCTCCGAAATTCAGACGCAAGCTGGTATACGGAAGGTATCGCAGAACGATCGGCGAATTTCTGAGAAAACTGTGTGAATACAAAGGAATAGAGATAGTGGAAGCAAATGCGTGTGTGGACCATATTCATATGTGCGTCAAGATTCCGCCCAAGTATAGCGTGGCGCAGATCATGGGGTATTTGAAAGGGAAGAGTTCTCTGATGATATTCGAGAGTTTTCCGCATCTGCGCTACAAGTTCGGCAATCGCCATTTCTGGTGTACCGGTTATTTTGTCAGCACGGTGGGAGTAAATGAGGCGACCATCATCAAATATGTGAGAGAGCAGGAAGAACGAGACAAAATAACAGACCAGTATAGCCTGGTAGAACGGCCCGTCAGCTCGTTTACGAGCAGCAGGAAATAA